From the genome of Bacteroidota bacterium:
GCAGGAATTAATCCTAAAATTCTTGAAAAACTTGGAATTGCCAAGGAAGATATTATGCGTGACGATGCTTCAACTTATGAAATTCCTTTGACAAGTGTTAATGCAAATAAAATCAGGCTGTTTAATGATGTAAAATCAGTAGTTCGTATGGAAAAGACTGCCGGAGAATATAATGAAGCTGTCTTTCCCCACGATGCTCATTTCCCCTGGAATGAATATAATTTTGGCCCTTTGTGGATTCCTAAAAAAGGGGCAACGGTTAAACTTACTCTTACAAATCTTCCTCTTTATTACAGGATAATTTGTGTATATGAGAACAATCAGCTTGAAGTAAAGGGTAATAATATTTATATAAACGGAAAGTTAGCAAAGACTTATACCTTTAAGATGGATTATTACTGGATGATGGGTGATAACCGTGACGATTCATTGGATTCACGTTTCTGGGGTTTTGTCCCTGAAGATCATATCGTCGGTAGTCCTAAATTTATCTGGTTGTCACTTGATAAGGATAAAAGTTTCCTGGCTAAAATCAGGTGGAACCGTTTGTTCGTTGGAGTACATTAATGGGAAAACGAAAAAATAAAGGAACTTTCACAGATTGGATAAAAGCGGTAATCATCGCTTTTATCCTTTTGTTTTTTATACACCTATTCATTTTTCAATCGTTCAGTGTAGTTAATACTGAGATGGAGAAGACTGTGTTTTCAGGTGATTACGTACTGGTAAACAAACTGGCCTGGGGTATGCGTTGTCCGGTCACCTTGCTTTCCTTCCCTTTCTTTGATGATACTCTTCCTTTTATTCACCGCTGTTCATATTCGCCCTTGATACAATTGCCTCCCTGGCGCCTGCCCGGTTATTCGCACATCAGACGTAACGATTTGGTTGCTTTTAATTATCCGGAAGATACAGATCTCCCTATAGATAAGCGGAAAAAATGTATTATGCGTTGTGTCGGGCTCCCCGGTGATGAAATAAATATCAAAAATGAGCAATTATTCGTGAATGGAGAGAAACAAAATACCCCCCGCACTGTTCAGTTCAATTATTATGTAATTCCGGCTCCTGGCAGGAAAATTAAGCCTTTGTTGAATAAGTATGAAATAAAAGAAGGCAGCCGGTTGGGAAACAAGTTTCTGCTAACCATGACCCAGGCCAAAGCCCAGAGAATCAAGCGGGATTCTCTGGTGCAGTCAGTAGAACCGGTTATTAACACCCAACCGGATATTACAGTTTATCCTCAAAATGATTTTTTCACCTGGAATATAGACAACTTCGGACCGGTTATAGTACCCAAAGCCGGTAAGAAGCTAAAACTGACAAAGAAAAATATTGAAATTTACCGCACTGTAATAGAAGTGTATGAGAAAAATACCCTCGCCATACGGGGAAATGATTTTTACATCAACAATGATAAATGTACTTCTTATAGGGTAAAAAATAATTATTATTTTGTTTTGGACGATAATCGGGGTAATGCCAAAGATTCCCGTTACTGGGGCTTTTTACCCGAAAGCCATATTATTGGGAAGCCTGTAATGGTATGGTATTCAGTATACAAGAATAAGGCGGGTTATAGCGAATACCGGTGGAAAAGGCTTTTCAGACGTTTAAATAAAATCAAAAACCAATAGTCTGATCAATGCTTCTTTTTCATAAGAAAAGTTGCCTTGGATTCTTCCCCCTTCAGCAAGCGTTGTAGATTTTTTTGATGAGTCAGGAGAAGCATGATTGCTACGCACAATGAAAAAATGACCAGCGAAGTGATCGTTGTCTTGAATACAAAGATTACCATAATAGGGAATGAAAAACCGGCAATCATAGAACTTAACGAAACATATTTCGATAAAATCAATACAAGGATAAAAATACCCGTACAAATTAAAGTTGGATAAGTATCTATTGCCAGTACCATGCCAAATAAAGTAGCGACTCCTTTACCTCCTCTGAAACCTGCAAAAATGGGGAAAATATGTCCAATTAATGCAGCTGTACCCAATGCCAGTTGAAAATTTGTGAATGATACAGTTTCCGGGATGGAATATGTACTAAGGAATACCAGGTTAACAGCCAGCCAACCTTTAAAAACGTCAAAAATAAGGACAGGAATCCCTGCTTTCAATCCTATTACCCTGATGGTATTGGTTGCCCCTGCATTCCCACTGCCATGTTCTCGCACATCGATGCCGTAAAAATATCTGCCGACCCATACAGAAGTAGGAATAGAACCTAATAGATAAGCACCAATAACCAAAATTATATCCAAAACGTGTATCATCATTTAAAGATTAAAAACCCATATATCTGAACATTAAAAGTCGTCAAATATATGGGTTTAAAATTATTTGTCAAAAGGAAAATTACATTCCCCTTGATTTACTGTAAATGCAGTTTATTAGAACTTAGGACCTGCAGCAGCGGCAACTCTCTGACCTTCTTCAGAATCAGTGAATGTTTCGAAGTTCTTAACGAACTTAGCAGCAAGTGCTTTAGCAGCTTCG
Proteins encoded in this window:
- the plsY gene encoding glycerol-3-phosphate 1-O-acyltransferase PlsY, producing MIHVLDIILVIGAYLLGSIPTSVWVGRYFYGIDVREHGSGNAGATNTIRVIGLKAGIPVLIFDVFKGWLAVNLVFLSTYSIPETVSFTNFQLALGTAALIGHIFPIFAGFRGGKGVATLFGMVLAIDTYPTLICTGIFILVLILSKYVSLSSMIAGFSFPIMVIFVFKTTITSLVIFSLCVAIMLLLTHQKNLQRLLKGEESKATFLMKKKH
- the lepB gene encoding signal peptidase I — translated: MGKRKNKGTFTDWIKAVIIAFILLFFIHLFIFQSFSVVNTEMEKTVFSGDYVLVNKLAWGMRCPVTLLSFPFFDDTLPFIHRCSYSPLIQLPPWRLPGYSHIRRNDLVAFNYPEDTDLPIDKRKKCIMRCVGLPGDEINIKNEQLFVNGEKQNTPRTVQFNYYVIPAPGRKIKPLLNKYEIKEGSRLGNKFLLTMTQAKAQRIKRDSLVQSVEPVINTQPDITVYPQNDFFTWNIDNFGPVIVPKAGKKLKLTKKNIEIYRTVIEVYEKNTLAIRGNDFYINNDKCTSYRVKNNYYFVLDDNRGNAKDSRYWGFLPESHIIGKPVMVWYSVYKNKAGYSEYRWKRLFRRLNKIKNQ